CTAGTATTGACCAAGTATCCTCTTGATCTACAGGAAATCTGGATTAATTGTAAACAACAAACATTTCAAACACATATATCTGGTATGAACACACCATGATCTGAGGATCCGTATTTTGTTCAGAATCCAGTTCCTCAAAGCTTTACATTTTCTGAGTCTTTCCTTCACCATCTCTTGGGTCGAGTGACTGACTGTCTTTTACAGCAGAGCTGCCGTTACCTCCCtccgcaggggaattccagcatttCTCTATCTGTCACAGCACAGTAACAGGTGTGGGCAGGATGGATGTTGCTGAGTGTGACTGCACATGTCCTACCTCTTTGATTTCACTCTCTTGTCCCTTGGACAGTCCTGGAAATGCGCTATCAGGAAATGTGGGACATCTGAAGGACAGTCCTGGTCTTCAATGATGAGCTGAACTCAAAGAATGGAAGAGATCAAAGTGGGGAAATTCCTCAGGCTGGATTTTACAcacacacaatattccaactgtaaCCAGTAGAAAAGTATAAAGTAGAATGGGAGTGGACAAGGGCTCATCTCTAGAGGTTTCTAATGTACCTGTAGAGTGAGTGCTGCATCATCCCAGGGGCAGCTCCTGTGAATGGAATGTTTTGTGCTCTTGTGCTGATCTCTGTGAGTGTGCAGAATGTGTCTGATTACAGGCGAGTGCTGgatacaacaataacaacttatatctgCATAGCACCTTCAacttcataaaatgtcccaaggcgcttgggacaaaagccaaaagcttggtcaaagaagtacgtttgaaggagtgccttaaaggaggaaagcaaggtggagagagagagagaggtgttaaaCTCAGGGGACTTAAACAGCAAAGGAGAGGGTTTTAGGAGGGAAAAAGAGTGACAGATGGCAACAGATGGCCATGGATGGACGTGCACAGTGAGGAGCTCCCTCAGGAGCCGACTGTCCAGGAGCCATTTGCACTGGTATGTGAacaagttagatacagagtaaatcaccTTCTACACTGTCACAgctaacactcccagggcaggtacagcccgagttagatacagagtaaaactccctctaaatTGGCTCACCGAGCACAGCCAACTCAGTTACAGTCTgtgttaaactctctgacactaaccaaTGATACACACCAGCTCAGGTACAGCATGGCAAGCTGACAGATTAAAAATCCCTCTACATGTCAGTGTCAGGTCCTCCCAGGTGAAGTATAGACTCACTTTACACATGGGTTAAGCTACAGTCAACTTGTTACATCAACGTCCGAGCCTCATGGTTAGACTGTCACCTCGGCAAAATCTTGGACTGATGGGAATCTCAGTAAAGTTCCTCACCTTTACAATCATTGAAGCTGCTGTTTCATCCCATCCTCAATACTGAGAGTCTTGGAACCACCAGATCTGCTCTGTGAACCCAGAGACCTTTCTCCAGTCCCAGTTAGTGTGGTGATGATTCAACTTCTCTCTCCAGCTTCCTGAGATACTGTTCACTCCAAGAATCTTTCAATATTAAAGTGATGAATATTAGTTCTAGAATCTGTAACTTCaatacagtgagactgtgtgtgtgactaTGATTATATTTAATTTGAATATTTTTGTAATTAATGACATTTGTTTGAATTACTTACTTTAATATGAAATTGTTCTTTTCTTTCCATTTCCCTATTGATATGGTCTAAAGTCACTCACAGTGTTAGCTGCCGACTCCAGCTCCTCCCTCAGTAACTCCACTGATTTGGAACCAGGGCCGTAAACCCGCCTCCAACTGACATCACAAAggagccaggagccaatcacacagcagccagGATGATGTCACAAAGCAGCCCAAGCCCTTCCGACTCGAGGTAAaatagggtcacatgaccaggctctgctccagttatagagtcattacagcacagaagagggccattcagcccattgacttcCTTCTCCCATCTCTTGATTTggatagagtaaatgaggagaagctGTTTCTGTTGGCAAAAGCTCtggtaaccagaggagacagattgaaggtgactggcaaaagaaccagaggtgatatgaggaaatATTCTTTTACAGGTTACAGGTTAGATTTAAGGTGGCTTtttacaggcacaggttaatcatgatgggccgaagggcctgtttctgtgtgtgtataactctatgactctaggactcAAAGATAGTCAGTatagatttgttcagggaagatcttgtttgacccacttgatcgaattttttgaagtagtaacaaggaagatagatgagaatagtgcagttgatgtggtgtacattgattttagcaaggcttttgacatggtctcacatggcagactggtttaaaaaaaaaatccgatgggatccagggaaatgcagcaagttggatactaaattggctcagtggtaggaaacaaagggtaattgttgacgggtgttttagtgactggatggttgtttccagtggcattccataggtctcagtactgggtcccctgctttttgtggtgtatattaacgatttggacataaatgtagggggcatgatcaagaagtttgcggatgacacaaagattggccgtgtggttgataacgaggaggatagctggaggctgcaggaagatattgatgatctagtcagatgagcagaaaagtggcaaatggaattcaagttggataagtgtgaggtgatgcatttggggaggtcaaacaaggcaaaggaatacaggattaatgggaaaatactgagaagtgtagaggaggtaAGGGATCTTGGAATGAATGCCCACAAATCCCTGAGGGTAGCAGGAcatgtcgataaggtggttaagaaagcataaacgaacatatgaacatacgaattaggagcaagagtaggccactcggcccttcgaacctgctccgccattcgataagttcatggctgaactgattactccacatttcctccTACCCCCAAtaccttccacccacttgcttatcaagaatctatctatttctgccttaaaaatattcaaagactctgcttccaccaccttttcaggaagagaattccaaagactcacgaccttctgagcgaaataatttctcctcatctctgtcttaaatgggcgaccccttattttttaacagtgacccctaattctagattctcccgcaaggggaaacatcctttccacatccaccctgtcaagacccctcagaatcttatgtttcaatcaagtcgcctcttactcttctaaattccagaggatacaagtgtagcctgtccaatctttcgtcataagacagcctgcccattccaggtattagtctagtaagccttctctgtactgcctccaatacatttacatatttccttaaataaggagaccagtactgtacacagcactccagatgtgatctcaccagtgCCCTCTATAAGTGGaaccataacctccctacttttgtattcaattccccttgcgataaacaataacattacattagctttcctaattacatactgtacctgcatactattttgcaattcatgcactaggacacccagatccctctgcatctcagagctctgcaatttctcaccatttagataatatgcttcttttttattcttcctgccaaagtggacaatttctcactttcccacattatactccattttccaggactttgcccactcacttaagctatctttatccctttgtagcctccttatgtcctcgtcacaagctactttcctaccagtctttgtgtcatcagcaaatttatcaaccataccttcggtcttttcatctaagtcatttatataaattgtaaaaagctgaggcccagcacagatccctgtggcacatcacacattacatcttgccaaccagaaaatgacacatttatgcctactctctgtttgcttttaactaaccaatcttctatccatgccaatatgttaccccctacaccatgagcttttattttctgcactaacctttgatgtggcaccttatcaaatgccttctggaaatctaagtccaagacatccacagcacatgtcactccttcaaagaactccaataaactggttaaacatgatttccctttcacaaaacatgtcgactctgcctgattaccttgaatttttatcaatgccctgctataacatctttaataatagcttttaacattttccctaagacaaatgttcagctaactggcctgtagttttctgctttctgtctccctccctttttgaataaaggagttacatttgctattttccaatccaacggaaccttccccgaatctagggaattttggaaaattaaaactaacgcactatctcactagccacttcttttaacaccctaggatgaagtccatcaggacccggggacttgtcagcccgcagctccaacaatttattcagtaccactttcctggtgattgtaattttcttgagtttctccctcccttccatttcctgatttacagctaatactgggatgttactttcatcctctatagtgaagaccaatgcaaatatctgttcaattcatctgctatctccttattatccattattaattccccacactcaccttttataggaccaacgctcattttgttcactcttttcttttttaatgatctatagaaactcttactatctgaggAAATCTCTGAAggtggtttttgttacggttcttcaagctcacagtGGAGTCGTggattgtaggtagctcttgctcttcattggggcccagtattcttcctaaacctggtTCAGtgctggagacttttctctcttggggttcatttgtcttcagtggatttggagttccgtgagaaagatagGGAGAGCCAGACagcagaggtcttcttcagtccaggagcatactgtaATTtcccagttcaaactctctgtacaattcagaaaaaccaggttgcgaagcaggctagtcatgtgatcagctggtctgaccacgtctgtttatgCATTCggtcatcccagcagtcatcctgaaatttgatttccctcaccttcaatgtctgctgctcaaagtccattgtgggttaaattggataagggaagtaacccctttgtctccataagcactgtctgttagtatgcaaatgtctttccagccaagggcctagtgattttttttaaacaagtcctttcgttACTTCAGCAAAAGGTTTCAAATCAATgatcaaatgacaaaattaatgtgcctcattcttggcaggtggtgggggggggggggtctgtatcacacctccacacccagcagaatgaaacgcAATTTGAGAAAAGAGcacttcattaaaagggttgacagAAAACATAACAtatagaaaaaaaacatgcatttctctcattcattccattcgttgataaatcctaaaacttattacaacctgtttttttttattgtcttttttggcatcccaataaacatgtgttttttgaggggaagtttttcttcagtttgcccatttccatggatgcctagggtctttgagatggttaggtttaattagccccgagttggatttttttttcaggagattcaacagtgggtgggtctatcctgaactctcctcaGTGCTttactgagtcatgcaaaggcttttgacttcagggaatacgcggttctctttttctctgactgtgggggaggatactTTGCTCATCTCCCCTTTGTCATCTGGGACAtcttgcctgcaggtatttgtgctgaatctactgcactcccctgtggcactttgactaggtgaggcatcaccctcacagtttctctgccccctagaggtatttctttgtctctgcaggttactgtaaatgctgttcgcaactatggtggggtgcttctagtatctgcatttacataggaggacgtggggtctaacttttcacattttccgggACTGGCTGACCGGACAGCAGGGAtttcatttgggattcctcccagattccctttaacctgccctcttggtcgctttttccccttccctttctaaccttttgccagcctgtcCCCTTTTGATTTGCTGTGACATGGCATGGCATATTCTGGCAGAAGTTGTGAATACATCGAAACTTACTATGTGCAGTTCCATTTGCTGCCCAAGTACAGCAATTTGCAGAAAAACTCCAAAACAATGCCTGTTTCTGAGCAGTCTTTTAAATCAGTTGTCCAGATACATAACACCTTTGTTTAAAAATTAGCAAAATGACTGTAGGCTAAAGATTGCTCGGGTTTTTTTTGGGAAGAAAGTGGTCTAGAGCATATAGCCTTTCAAAACTATTTGAATTCTGATCTATAATTTGGTAATTTTACCAAAAAAAGTGTTTTGTTTTAATTCCAGGAGGGGCTGCAAACATCCTTGAGGCATAAGATGTTCATAGGATGGGATTTTATTTCCTCAAAAGTTCCATGAACAAACCAATGATTGTAATCTTTTTCTTTTTTGCTGCTGATCAGCCAGCTAGATTTATTAGACCAGACAGACAGCTGTAAGGCTGTAGCTGAAGTGAGCATGTCCAGCAAGGTCTACGTTTTAATAGGATTGGAATGTATTGCCTCACATTACGTTAGTAAGAAGGGCCCTGGTGGGGAAACGATTGCAAGTTTTTACAGACGACGATTACTTCCTGTTTTTCTCCTTGGCAGCCAGAAAAATTAGGTTTTATAGAGTAGTACTAATAACGGGTCAGGCCATGGGGACTTCCTTTTTGTTTGACAATATATCTACACTTTGTAAAGAGGAGGGCTATTGTAGTAATATTATGAGCTTTCTTTTTTAACTAATCTGTCGTTTTTTGTTACCGCTGTTACTCTTAAAGAGCACAAGTTCATTTTTTGTTTGCCTGCTTTCCATTTATTATTACTAATTAAATATAGACAGTCCCAATTTACATATGTCTCATTTACTAACAATACTAATTAGTTTTGGATCTGCTGCTGAATGATCACGTTCTTTTCACCATAACTGTTAATGTTTTTTTCCTAAGATGATGGGTTCACTATTAAAGGATTTTTTGAAATTGGAAAATATGAATTTTTAATTTTAAAGGGTCACAACCTAATGAACCCAGCATGTGTTATTCTGGTTAGCCCCATTCCTTTTATGGAAGAATGACATTTCCAAGCAAAAAATGAGCTTTCTCCATATGTGCACTGAACATAAATATATTTGCAGGCAGAATTTTTACTGTAGAAGTATGTGTAGTTTGGAACAATGGTGCTTTATATTGAATTATGTTGTCTGATTCATTAAAATAGGTATATTAGGCAGGAGCCAAAtaaacaggattttttttttaaattcatattTACAACTCACTAAATTGAGACTGTTACAGATTACAATTAGTTTTAGCACACAACAACACCTTATTTTGTATAGCCCAATAACATAGTaagatgtctcaaggtgcttcattcCCCAATCCAAGAGACTCCATGACTAGTGGGCTCCGCTGGATACAGGTGGTGTCATTGAGCGGCAGAATCAAATCTTCATTTAACATCACAATATCATTTTAGTTTGTCAGGTCCAATTGTATCTCAGGGAGGGCAATTGTAGAATGTATTGCTACTGTGCTGGAGAGATTGGGACGATTGGCCCCTTCAACAGGTTCCAGTCAAAGGTACTGACAGGGTTAATGGGGAAGTTGCTACATCTGTCAATCATCATTGGAGCTGAGTTCCGAGATCCCCTTTACCAGGCAACCCAACTTTACAGCATTGGGGAATGAATTAAACTCAATTAGATGGAAAGGGATCGAGTAAAACACATTCAGGTGGAAGGAATGTATCTGATTCATTCCTCTGCTGTGAGTGCACAGTTTGTTAAAAGGAGGGGAAGAGCTGTTGGGTTAATATTAGTAACTGTTCAGGTTCAGGATTGTTTGTTTCATGGCTTGTAGTGCAGAGAATGGGAGTTATGGAGAAGCTCTCATCTGTCCCCTTTGCCTCGGGTTATTTGTTGATCCTGTTCTAGTGGACTGTGAATGTAACTTCTGTCGTTCCTGTATTGTGTCCTACAGGAAGGTGCAGGGAGGGTCTGTCTGTTGCCCCCAGTGTGGTGAGGATGCTGCAGAGTTGACCCTGCAGCCCAACCGTGTATTGAGGAATGTGGTGGACAAGATTCGCAGGCTGACTGGTCCGCAGGAGGTGACTGAGGAGGAGAGACTTCTGTGCCAGGAACACCAAGAGAAACTGACCCTGATCTGTGAGACGGAcgggatgttcatctgtcaggtgtGCAGGGACTCGAAACTTCACAAGCAGCACAAATTTAGAGAGAGAATTGAATTCATCACAACATGCAAGGTATGGGATCTGTTCTCAAAGGTGACAATGGTGATGGGGGGAATGGTGGAAATGTACAACTCAGTCAGTACATGAAGGTGGACTGGGGTCTCCTGTATACTTTATCATGGGGTAATTCTGTCTTCTCTTCTACTTAGTAACTCTACAGAACTAGTCTGGTATCCAGGTATCACAGCTCATTACACTTCCTTCCTGTCTCCACTGCAGAATAAAGGAGTTGCTTTTTTAAACTCACTAAACCAGAAGGTGGTCTCTTTGAAAGGTGCTCTGCAGAAACAAGGACTTGAGATTGCACAAACTAAAGTAAGTTGGTCTGATCTATCTGTGTCCAGAAAATGTTGTAATCTGCAGTCACTTGGTGTGTGTTGCAGACATTAACCTCTGGAACAGCCACATGATAACAGTGCCTACGCTTGGTGCTTTGTGAAGTCCCAAGATTGTAAAAGGTGTAATATCAATGTAAGTTTTCCTTCAATGAGGCAGCCATTTTACATATGCTAGTGAAATAAAAGAATTACTAGTTAAACTGTTTCTGAGGCTGTCTTGAAGGGGGAATGTCACTTGTATTGAGAGGACTCCCTGCTCTTTTCAATTATGCCAAGGGATCCTTAAGatccagacagggcctcagttgagTATCTTATCCAAAAGACTACAGCTACactagtgcagtgctccctcagtcctgcacctcCGATCGTGtcatgctccctcagtattgcactgaaggtcTCGGCCTAGATTATTTCCTCGCGTCTTTGTTCATGGGTTCAAGATCCACTCTACTCGGAGGCTACCAACTGGGCCAAGGCTGCAGGCTGTGGATTTCTCAATTGTTTAGTTTGAAAATGTTGAGGACATTGTAGGATGTTTTTTTAATTGACTCGAAACGAGTGATCTCTCTCAATCCTGTTGAATTCTAAATTTCCTGTGTATATTTGATCCTCTTTCCTCAAGGAAATAGGGTGCAATCTGATCTGCCATGTTGCACAGCAGTTTGCTGACCTGCACCAGTTCCTCAATGACCAAGAACAACAGTTGATGGAAAAGCTGGAAGCTCAGGTGGAAAGTAACTTGACAGGAATGGAAAGAAACCTGACAAAAATGCGTGCGATACTCTTCTCCACTGAGCTGGACATCACTAACATTGAGGCCAAACTGGATCAAAGTGACTTGATGTCTCTGAAGGTACACACTGTACTCTTctcccccttcccacctccccttGATTCTGGTGAAAGGTATCTGTCCCCTCCCAGTGACTCATTACCATGGCGATGGTGGACATCTGTAACTTGGCTTCCAAGTTGCTTGACAACAAAGGAAAACCTAAGCCAGGGTATCTGTTGCTAACGTCCATTGGTTTCATTTAGTTTATATAGTCtgacctcattcttcctaccaaaatgtatttttACGTATGTGTCAAATTTCATCAGccatgtctgcccattttttctagTCCATGTCCTGTTACTATCCCCCTTAcgccatctgtaaactttgaaatgatgccctatCGATCCAAGTCATCATTCTATGAAAAAGAGCAGGTTCTTGATACTGACTCCAGGGGGACACCACTGTgtaacttccctccagactgaaaaacaactgttcaccattaccctctgctttctgtctctttgccaattttatatccatacaCCCACTGACCttattaatcccatgggctttacatTTCTTAGTCAATTATCTGGTACGTTATCAAAATATTCTAAACCTGCATCTATTTTTTTTTCTAATCTAATTACACAATATCAGTAAATCCATCTGAACCCTCTGAGCTGGTGAAAGGGAAAGCCATTTGACCCAATCCAGCTCCAGAATCTACAGTTCTTCACATTGCTGTAATCTCTGATTTGCCTGATCAGTCTGAGCAATAGTTCCTGGCTGTTCCCTCCACCCCTCTGTCTGGAAATCAATTCCATGTGTCCTCTTTGAGTGAAGAACTTCCTGACCATTCGAAATTTAACTTCCCCTGGTTTAACGTGTGTCCCTTTTGTCTGTCATAATTTACCTTGAATACATCCTGATCCATCTCTAAATGTCACCCACTATATCACGAATTTCTCTACTCTCTCTCCTGCTCCTTCCCGACGAGCCTCCAGTCACCAGCAGTTTCCTCCTTCCGTCTCGcctttactgatttttttttttgtgtgtgaagGGTAAAATGGCTTTAACAAGGGGAACAGGAAACGGAGCTGCCGGCCCAGCTTGGCTCCTCATGCTGCCCTTCTCTCCCCGGTGGTCGGGTAACTTGAGCTGCCGACTGTCCCTCGGCTTCATCAGTTACTCGATTCCCGGAGGCGGCGATGGAGGATCCACTTTCCCACAACGCATCGCGCCCGGGAAAAGGCCCCATCGCTcaagccgcgctgcactctggggaaACAGGTCAGCATTTTGTGACCAACAGTGAGATGAATGAGGACTGATTGCTGTGGGTTGAGAATCAATAAAACAATCCAGAACagtaggaggctatttggcccatcgagtctgtgctggctctttcgaagagcaatctagTTGGTCCAACTCACCCGCTCCTTCACACATTCCTGCCACTTTTCCCTCCGTTAATTAtttctctaattcccttttgaaggtgacTATTAGGGCAGTGGATACAGAttcatcaggcagtgcatttcaaatcctgaGCTCTTGtgcaaaatgtttttcctcatgtcgcccctggatcttttgccaatcaccttaaatctgtgccctctgtttaTCGATCCTTCtggcattggaaacagtttctcctgatttacctttttcatgattttaaacacctcgatcaaatctccttttaggcttctttgctctaaggagaacaaccccagcttctccagtctatccatgtaactgtaataacttaattcctggaaccattctagtaaatctcttctgtacattcaccaaatccTTCATGCCCTTTCTAAAATGTGGGGCCCAGAATTGGTCTCGattctccagctggggccaaactagtaTTCTATAAAAAGTTTTTAGTATCACTTCAGGGTGAATGGTGTGATAGAATTTTTaacatcctgattttaattaccgTAATGGGGAGAATGAAgggagagggaccttggagtcagtcgtacagcacagaaacaggcccttctgcccaccgtgtccatgccgaccttaatgcctatctatgctaatcccacctgcctgcattcattccatatccctctatgccttgctcattcaagaacctgtccaaatgcctcttaaatattgctactgttcctgcctccaccacctcctctggcagctcattccagatacccactattctttgtgtaaaatttacccctttgatcctctttaaacctcctccctctcaccttaaatctatgccctctagttttagtcagccctaccatgggaaacagactctggctatctaccctatctatgcccctcataattttatatatctctatcatgtcccctctcagcctccttcgctccagggaaaacagacccagcctatccaatctctctttataactcaagccctccaaaccaggcaacatccttgtgaatcttttctgcaccctctgaagcttaatcacatctttcctgtagtgcggctaccagaactgcacacagtactccaaatgcggcctaaccaacgttatgtagaactataacatgacgtcccaactcttgtactcaatgcctcggccgatgaaggcaagcacgccatacgccttcttcaccaccctgtctacctgtgttgccactttcagggaactatgtacttgcaccccaaggtctctctgctcaacaacactccccaggaccctgccattcattatgtcctgccctggtttaacttcccaaaatgcatcactttgcacttgtctgcgttaaattccatttgccactccgttGCCCCCTTTCCCAGTTTATCTTGGCTTAGCACCACTAGATGAGGACAACACCTCAGCACTGGGCTGTAGTGCCTCTTATTCTGATTTCCAATCTcgagccacaaccttctgacttggagctgAGCTGCCAACGTGACATTCCTGAGCACATACCAGCTTTGTGTTGGTCCTGGAAATCTAACCAGATGCTGTGACCttttaccacctaaaaggacaagggcagcagacacatgggaacaccaccacttgcaagttcccctccatcctgacttggaactatatcgccattccttcactgtcactgggtcaaaatcccaaactccctccctaacagcagtgtatgTGTAGCTACACCACACACtctagtggttcaagaaagcaacttctcaagggcaattcaagatgggcaataaatgctagccttgacagtgatgcccacatcccatgaacaaatttttaaaaagccagaATCTGATTCCTGTGTCCATATTAATTCTTAGATTGTTACAATAACTGTGTTCAAAGAGAATTTGATTTGAAATGGAATAATATTGGGCCAAACCAAAGTGAAGCTTCAGTGAAGTGATGAAATCTATT
The nucleotide sequence above comes from Heterodontus francisci isolate sHetFra1 chromosome 29, sHetFra1.hap1, whole genome shotgun sequence. Encoded proteins:
- the LOC137345999 gene encoding zinc-binding protein A33-like, translated to MACSAENGSYGEALICPLCLGLFVDPVLVDCECNFCRSCIVSYRKVQGGSVCCPQCGEDAAELTLQPNRVLRNVVDKIRRLTGPQEVTEEERLLCQEHQEKLTLICETDGMFICQVCRDSKLHKQHKFRERIEFITTCKNKGVAFLNSLNQKVVSLKGALQKQGLEIAQTKEIGCNLICHVAQQFADLHQFLNDQEQQLMEKLEAQVESNLTGMERNLTKMRAILFSTELDITNIEAKLDQSDLMSLKEISSWRDRFSEEMPVAMSGNVCLGTYKGPLQYKLWREMKEILHPVPLALTLDPQTANPWLLLSADLTSVTVIDTKQLLPDSPARFDVCVSVLAAEGFTAGTHYWEVEVSGKSKWDLGVARESINRKGDIALKPENGYLALSLSNGERYCALTSPTVTPLALSVKPSRIGVYLDYEGGQVSFYNAADLSHLYTFTETFVERMFPFFCPCLNDTGDNGAPLSLIFFR